A window of the Xiashengella succiniciproducens genome harbors these coding sequences:
- a CDS encoding energy transducer TonB has protein sequence MNIWTIETRLYRKEKQVILILAFLFMPFIHSFSVNYQTDSIKYKSQIDSISKKEFYLLVDSMPEYPGGQSEMLKFFVTNFKYPAEIDACCKVIVEFIVDTTGQMTDLKIIRNLQKDFDNETLRVLSLMPKWKQGKLNGRAVNVKIIFPLNISLQ, from the coding sequence ATGAATATTTGGACAATTGAAACAAGATTATATAGAAAAGAAAAGCAAGTCATACTGATTCTTGCATTCTTGTTTATGCCTTTTATTCATTCGTTTAGCGTCAATTACCAAACAGATTCTATTAAATACAAATCACAGATTGATTCAATCTCAAAAAAGGAATTCTACTTATTAGTTGACTCAATGCCAGAATATCCTGGAGGACAAAGTGAAATGCTGAAATTCTTTGTGACAAACTTTAAATATCCTGCTGAAATAGATGCTTGTTGTAAAGTAATTGTGGAATTCATTGTGGACACGACAGGTCAAATGACAGATTTGAAAATTATTCGGAATCTACAGAAAGACTTTGATAATGAAACATTGAGAGTTTTAAGTTTAATGCCCAAATGGAAACAGGGGAAATTAAATGGAAGAGCAGTGAATGTAAAGATTATTTTTCCCTTGAATATTTCCTTGCAATAA
- a CDS encoding pyridoxamine 5'-phosphate oxidase family protein, which yields MKHYHLHNRPNRELTKKSDIDRILEKGKFAVISMCRENEPYIVTLSYGYDAENDTLYFHCAKNGLKLDFLNSNKNVCATVIEDKGYVMDECGHEYESVVFWGDMQIVKDLHEKKHGMSILLLHLEEKDSVIKEKQLKSDDYYSKMEILKLRVRQIHGKAGR from the coding sequence ATGAAGCATTACCATTTACATAATCGACCAAATAGAGAACTGACTAAAAAATCAGACATTGATAGAATCCTTGAAAAAGGAAAATTTGCTGTGATTTCAATGTGTCGAGAGAATGAACCGTATATCGTCACGCTTAGTTATGGATATGATGCCGAAAATGATACACTTTATTTTCACTGCGCTAAAAATGGTCTCAAGTTGGATTTTTTGAATTCTAACAAAAATGTTTGTGCGACAGTAATTGAGGATAAAGGATATGTAATGGACGAATGCGGACATGAATATGAATCTGTTGTTTTCTGGGGTGATATGCAAATTGTAAAAGATTTGCACGAAAAGAAACATGGTATGAGCATTTTACTTCTTCATTTAGAGGAGAAGGATTCGGTAATCAAAGAAAAGCAGTTGAAATCGGATGACTATTACTCAAAAATGGAAATTTTGAAACTTAGAGTTAGACAGATTCACGGAAAAGCTGGACGATAA